In Phycisphaeraceae bacterium, one genomic interval encodes:
- the tig gene encoding trigger factor encodes MADATVSERPNKVTIKDAGPCLKKVLIEIPAETVADQLGSSLDTLMVEAELPGFRKGHAPRRLIEKRFGTVVRKEAKEQLVAQAYSKAIEEHKLRVIGDPASEMLAKIEVEDGKPLAFEVEVEVPPSFTVPSTDGIEVKRPVTEVADSMIDEQLERIALQEGRLESQESAAAGDYLTGHGKVIGSDDKTYIDINDAVIQIPTPDKEGKGMILGIKVDDFAAQLGVPAVGDKVTIKTTGPEGHEIEAIRGMDLTVEFYVSRADRIIPASMEDLTARFGFADTAGFREAIRQRIQERIAVEQAAAMREQVARHLVESVEMELPERLTQNQTERNLSRKRLELSYRGVDALKIEEDIADLRAASNESTVRELKLFFILDRIGEEMDIKVTEGEINSRIVQMAVSSNERPEKLRAELIQRNQIGALFQQIREHKTLDAILAKAKVTDVPAEEYNKDAIDQSKKRSESRAAAKKSKPKAEKAEEKDDDAKAEKKPAKKPAKKSDK; translated from the coding sequence ATGGCCGATGCAACCGTTTCCGAGCGTCCCAACAAGGTCACCATCAAGGACGCCGGTCCCTGTCTCAAGAAGGTGCTGATCGAGATCCCCGCCGAGACGGTCGCCGACCAGCTCGGCTCCTCCCTCGACACCCTGATGGTCGAGGCCGAACTTCCCGGCTTCCGCAAGGGCCACGCCCCGCGCCGCCTCATCGAGAAGCGATTCGGCACCGTCGTCCGCAAGGAGGCCAAGGAGCAGCTCGTCGCCCAGGCCTACTCCAAGGCGATCGAGGAGCACAAGCTCCGCGTCATCGGCGACCCCGCCAGCGAGATGCTCGCCAAGATCGAAGTCGAGGACGGCAAGCCCCTGGCCTTCGAGGTTGAAGTCGAGGTCCCGCCCAGCTTCACCGTCCCCTCCACCGACGGCATCGAGGTCAAACGCCCCGTCACCGAGGTCGCCGATTCGATGATCGACGAGCAGCTCGAGCGCATCGCCCTCCAGGAGGGCCGCCTCGAGTCCCAGGAGTCCGCCGCCGCCGGCGACTACCTCACCGGCCACGGCAAGGTCATCGGCTCCGACGACAAGACCTACATCGATATCAACGACGCCGTCATCCAGATCCCCACCCCCGACAAGGAGGGCAAGGGGATGATCCTCGGCATCAAGGTCGACGATTTCGCCGCCCAGCTCGGCGTCCCCGCCGTCGGCGACAAGGTCACCATCAAGACCACCGGCCCCGAGGGACACGAGATCGAAGCGATCCGCGGCATGGACCTCACCGTCGAGTTCTACGTCTCTCGCGCCGACCGCATCATCCCCGCCTCGATGGAGGACCTCACCGCCCGGTTCGGCTTCGCCGACACCGCCGGCTTCCGCGAGGCCATCCGCCAGCGCATCCAGGAGCGCATCGCCGTCGAGCAGGCCGCGGCCATGCGCGAGCAGGTCGCCCGCCACCTCGTCGAGTCCGTCGAGATGGAACTCCCCGAGCGCCTCACCCAGAACCAGACCGAGCGCAACCTCTCCCGCAAGCGCCTCGAACTGAGCTACCGCGGCGTCGACGCCCTCAAGATCGAGGAGGACATCGCCGACCTCCGCGCCGCCTCCAACGAGTCCACCGTCCGCGAACTCAAGCTCTTCTTCATCCTTGACCGCATCGGCGAGGAGATGGACATCAAGGTCACCGAGGGCGAGATCAACTCCCGCATCGTCCAGATGGCCGTCTCCTCCAACGAACGCCCCGAGAAACTCCGCGCCGAACTCATCCAGCGCAACCAGATCGGCGCCCTCTTCCAGCAGATCCGCGAGCACAAGACCCTCGACGCCATCCTCGCCAAGGCCAAGGTGACCGACGTCCCCGCCGAGGAGTACAACAAGGACGCGATCGACCAGTCCAAGAAGCGCAGCGAGTCCCGCGCCGCGGCCAAGAAGTCCAAGCCCAAGGCCGAGAAGGCCGAGGAGAAGGACGACGACGCCAAAGCCGAGAAGAAGCCCGCCAAGAAGCCCGCGAAGAAGTCCGACAAGTAG
- a CDS encoding PH domain-containing protein, producing the protein MWTVICDGCGRQVEVPDSAPGTRVQCPTCGDWNIVRGKADVTPAATRGPASGRGDRAVDLGFPSEQGPETRVLRLHPVALRARPVSHGLVLVVIAAGLIGAVVLLLRTPSQTWWAAASAAAAVIGLGMLAYWKVVAITETLVVTTKRVTYIRGLLSRHTSEIPHEDVKNIQISQSLWQRIVGIGRVGISSAGQDDVEIIIGDVPGPYRVREAINAYRNVMD; encoded by the coding sequence ATGTGGACGGTGATCTGCGATGGATGCGGGCGGCAGGTGGAGGTGCCGGATTCGGCCCCGGGGACGCGCGTTCAGTGCCCGACGTGCGGGGACTGGAACATCGTGCGGGGGAAGGCGGACGTGACCCCGGCGGCGACGCGGGGGCCGGCGTCGGGGCGCGGGGACCGGGCCGTGGACCTGGGCTTTCCGTCGGAGCAGGGGCCGGAGACGCGGGTGCTTCGGTTGCACCCGGTGGCCCTGCGGGCCAGGCCGGTCTCGCACGGGCTGGTGCTGGTGGTGATCGCGGCGGGGCTGATCGGGGCGGTCGTGCTGCTGCTGCGGACGCCGAGCCAGACGTGGTGGGCCGCGGCAAGCGCAGCGGCGGCGGTAATTGGGCTGGGGATGCTGGCGTACTGGAAGGTGGTGGCGATCACGGAGACGCTGGTCGTGACGACCAAGCGGGTGACGTACATCCGCGGGCTGCTGAGCCGGCACACGAGCGAGATCCCGCACGAGGATGTCAAAAACATCCAGATCTCGCAGAGCCTGTGGCAGCGGATCGTCGGGATCGGACGGGTGGGGATCTCGAGCGCGGGGCAGGATGATGTGGAGATCATCATCGGGGATGTGCCGGGCCCGTACCGGGTGCGGGAGGCGATCAACGCGTACCGGAATGTGATGGATTAG